In Ignavibacteriota bacterium, a genomic segment contains:
- a CDS encoding acetolactate decarboxylase: MKNVMWKGELFGTINLDTISNKQHLYGVGPVEYLTGEILIVDGKSYKSTVLTDTTMKVEETFKVKAPFFVYANVEKWKEQNIPESIRTMPQLETFLNQITKTAKRPFTFRLTGTIESATIHVVNLPKGSKVSSPEDAHQGQKDYQLRNEQSEIIGFFSTEHKAIFTHHDTFLHMHLITSDKSAMGHLDDVLFKKGMMKLFLPTE, encoded by the coding sequence ATGAAAAACGTTATGTGGAAGGGGGAACTCTTCGGAACAATTAACCTTGATACAATTTCAAACAAACAACATCTCTATGGAGTCGGACCGGTTGAATATCTCACTGGAGAAATTCTTATTGTTGATGGTAAATCATACAAATCAACCGTTCTTACCGACACAACTATGAAGGTTGAGGAAACCTTTAAAGTCAAAGCCCCGTTTTTTGTCTATGCAAATGTTGAGAAATGGAAAGAACAAAATATCCCCGAAAGTATTCGGACGATGCCGCAGTTGGAAACATTTTTAAACCAAATTACCAAAACTGCAAAGCGACCTTTTACATTCAGGTTAACAGGAACAATTGAATCGGCAACCATTCATGTTGTTAATTTACCAAAGGGTTCAAAGGTAAGTTCACCGGAAGATGCACATCAGGGACAAAAGGACTATCAATTAAGAAACGAACAGTCAGAAATCATTGGTTTCTTCTCGACTGAACACAAAGCAATCTTTACACACCACGATACATTTCTTCACATGCACTTGATAACATCGGATAAATCTGCAATGGGACACTTGGACGACGTACTTTTCAAAAAGGGGATGATGAAACTATTTTTGCCAACTGAATAA
- the ccsA gene encoding cytochrome c biogenesis protein CcsA — protein sequence MLGQALVLFAFISSLISGVSYYLNHKRGDIVNLNVARYSYHAAVISVMGFCSFLIYLILTHQFQYTYVWNYSSTDLPTPLLISTFYAGQEGSFSLWALYTAIIGVVLMGYASRRNYESSVMFVWNWILAFLLLMLIVKNPFENIWEAFPKEIIQTGPIPPTVTNFLWLDEVKGIWAQIPQEGRSLNPLLQNYWMVIHPQILFSGFTAMAIPFVFAIAGLLKRDYQGWVRIAKPWSVFAATALGTGIILGGYWAYETLGWGGYWGWDPVENSSLIPWLVCIGLIHTMMSQARSGAFVKTNFVLSILAYMLVLYSTFLTRSGVLGETSVHSFVDPGMYAYWLLLSVIFLFGGTGFYLLLSRMKEMPNVKIEHSIYSREFALFLGAYAICLSALFIVIGTSAPIITQILQGKSSAVDTSFYVKTTLPIGIAVSFLAGFGQLLWWKNSNKNKIIQGLILPLILSVLFTVVMVLIGVTEIQVLLFLFTAGFALFVNLIIGFQIFKGDPKYSGGALSHIGLAFLFLGFVSSEGFDRMETVSLERGKPLQVFSDYQLTYVGMKNVDAERYGFMVDVEHGKEKFTVMPVMHYSNYTQNVLRHPDVKNMYTKDFYIAPMSLEESDGKQESTISLLKGETKNLQGIQVKFIDYDFSNMDKTKMLEGGGFSIGAMLEIRSGEKVEQLMPLMKNDGGQVNYIPVKSTFADIELKINKLQPNREDPTKSRVELSFVLPNGNSQSVKLETLVVEASIKPLINLVWVGTITLLVGFIITIVRRSQETRLKSQV from the coding sequence ATGCTTGGTCAAGCGCTTGTTCTTTTTGCATTCATTAGTTCGCTCATTTCAGGTGTTTCATATTACCTCAATCATAAACGTGGTGATATTGTAAATCTCAATGTTGCCCGATATTCCTATCATGCGGCGGTAATTTCAGTCATGGGCTTTTGCTCGTTTCTGATTTATCTTATCCTCACTCATCAATTCCAATACACCTACGTTTGGAATTACAGTTCAACTGACTTACCAACGCCACTATTAATTTCGACCTTCTACGCGGGACAGGAGGGGAGTTTTTCACTTTGGGCTTTGTACACAGCAATTATCGGTGTTGTGTTGATGGGGTACGCCTCAAGACGAAACTATGAATCATCAGTCATGTTCGTTTGGAATTGGATATTGGCTTTTCTTTTATTGATGTTGATTGTAAAAAACCCATTTGAAAATATTTGGGAAGCATTTCCAAAAGAAATTATTCAAACCGGACCAATACCACCGACAGTAACAAATTTTTTATGGCTTGATGAAGTGAAAGGAATTTGGGCTCAAATTCCACAGGAAGGAAGAAGTCTTAATCCACTACTTCAAAATTATTGGATGGTCATTCATCCACAAATTTTATTCTCGGGATTTACAGCAATGGCGATTCCATTTGTTTTTGCAATTGCAGGATTGTTGAAACGTGATTATCAGGGTTGGGTGCGAATTGCAAAACCGTGGTCTGTTTTTGCGGCAACAGCGTTAGGAACAGGAATAATTCTCGGCGGCTATTGGGCTTATGAAACACTTGGATGGGGTGGATATTGGGGCTGGGACCCTGTTGAAAACTCATCACTAATTCCCTGGCTTGTTTGTATAGGATTGATTCATACAATGATGTCTCAAGCACGTTCGGGCGCATTTGTGAAAACGAATTTTGTCTTGAGCATACTTGCTTACATGCTTGTTTTATACAGCACGTTTCTCACTCGCAGTGGCGTGTTGGGAGAGACATCCGTTCATTCTTTTGTTGACCCGGGAATGTATGCGTATTGGTTACTTCTCAGCGTAATATTTTTATTCGGTGGTACCGGGTTCTATCTGTTGTTAAGCAGAATGAAAGAGATGCCGAATGTAAAAATCGAACACAGTATATATTCACGCGAGTTTGCATTATTTCTTGGAGCGTATGCTATTTGTCTCTCAGCATTGTTTATTGTGATTGGGACATCAGCGCCAATTATTACACAAATTTTACAAGGGAAATCATCAGCAGTTGATACTTCGTTCTATGTAAAAACTACACTACCGATTGGAATAGCAGTCTCCTTTCTTGCCGGATTCGGGCAACTGTTATGGTGGAAAAATTCTAACAAGAATAAAATAATCCAAGGATTAATTCTTCCTTTGATATTATCTGTATTGTTTACGGTGGTAATGGTTCTCATAGGCGTAACTGAAATACAAGTGCTATTATTTCTATTCACAGCCGGCTTTGCATTATTTGTTAATCTGATTATTGGATTTCAAATTTTCAAAGGCGACCCTAAATATTCAGGCGGCGCATTGTCGCATATCGGACTTGCTTTTCTTTTTCTTGGATTTGTCTCGAGCGAAGGATTCGATAGAATGGAAACCGTTTCACTTGAACGAGGAAAGCCATTGCAAGTTTTCAGTGATTATCAATTGACGTATGTAGGAATGAAAAATGTTGATGCGGAACGATATGGTTTTATGGTTGACGTCGAACATGGCAAGGAGAAGTTTACTGTGATGCCAGTGATGCATTACAGTAATTATACACAAAATGTTTTACGTCATCCGGATGTAAAAAACATGTACACAAAAGATTTTTACATTGCACCGATGTCATTGGAAGAATCTGATGGAAAGCAGGAGTCAACAATCAGTTTATTGAAGGGTGAAACAAAGAATTTACAAGGAATTCAAGTTAAATTTATTGACTATGATTTTAGTAATATGGATAAGACAAAGATGTTAGAGGGGGGAGGATTTTCAATAGGCGCAATGTTGGAAATTCGCTCAGGTGAAAAAGTTGAACAACTAATGCCTCTCATGAAAAATGATGGGGGACAAGTAAATTATATTCCTGTAAAGTCCACGTTTGCGGATATCGAATTGAAAATAAATAAACTTCAACCGAATCGTGAAGACCCAACAAAATCAAGAGTGGAATTAAGTTTTGTTTTACCTAATGGAAATTCACAATCAGTGAAATTAGAAACACTTGTTGTTGAAGCAAGTATAAAACCTTTAATTAATTTAGTTTGGGTTGGAACAATAACCCTACTTGTTGGTTTTATAATAACAATAGTTCGTCGGTCTCAGGAAACTCGACTGAAAAGTCAAGTATAG
- a CDS encoding CcmD family protein, whose translation MSEFLSQNSLYVVLGIVLICWVGIFGYVVKLEKKIKQLENQINQ comes from the coding sequence ATGTCTGAGTTTTTATCACAAAATTCATTATATGTAGTTTTAGGTATCGTTCTTATTTGTTGGGTCGGTATTTTCGGGTATGTTGTTAAACTCGAAAAGAAAATCAAACAATTAGAAAATCAAATCAATCAATAA
- a CDS encoding GNAT family N-acetyltransferase, translated as MVEITSLDKKISVRLLRVSDYQQVVSLQLKCFPAMKPWTIEQLQSQLEIFPQGQICVEYEGKIVASSSSLILDFNMYDEWHSWREISDQGFIRNHNPEGDTLYGIEIMVDPEYRGMKLARRLYDTRKKLASERNLMRIVLGGRIPGYSKHADKMTAREYVDKVISKDLVDPVLTTQISNGFVLKRLINAYMESDKESMGYATLLEWPNLDYEPDPHQKFIRSKSVRICAVQYQMREIKSFREFARQCEYFVDVASDYKSDFILFPEIFTMQLLSCIEPMRPGLAVRKLSEFTPEYLDLFSNLAIKYDINIIGGSHFTFEEEKLYNVSYLFKRNGGIGKQYKLHITPNERQWWGVQPGNKIEVFETDRGKISIQICYDIEFPEISRIAVEKGAQIIFVPFCTDERYAYLRVRYCAQARCVENHVYVAMAGTVGNLPSIDNFDIQYAQSGIYTPSDIPFTRDAIASECTPNIETVIIDDVDLELLKRHRQTGSVLNWLDRRKDLYEVRLNENNS; from the coding sequence ATCGTGGAAATAACCTCGTTAGACAAAAAAATATCTGTGCGGCTTTTACGCGTTTCTGATTACCAACAAGTTGTCAGTTTACAATTGAAATGCTTCCCTGCTATGAAACCTTGGACGATAGAACAACTACAAAGTCAGTTGGAGATTTTTCCTCAAGGTCAAATATGTGTCGAGTATGAAGGAAAAATCGTTGCCTCGTCGAGCAGTCTCATTTTAGATTTTAACATGTACGATGAATGGCATAGTTGGCGAGAAATCTCCGACCAAGGATTTATTCGTAACCACAATCCCGAAGGAGACACGCTGTACGGAATCGAAATCATGGTTGACCCTGAATACCGAGGAATGAAACTTGCCCGTCGTTTATATGATACAAGGAAAAAACTTGCAAGTGAACGGAATCTTATGCGTATTGTTCTTGGTGGCAGAATTCCCGGATATTCAAAACATGCAGACAAAATGACTGCACGTGAATATGTTGATAAGGTTATTTCAAAAGATCTGGTTGACCCTGTTCTAACCACCCAAATCTCAAACGGATTTGTTTTGAAGCGCCTTATAAATGCTTATATGGAATCTGATAAGGAATCTATGGGCTACGCGACATTACTTGAGTGGCCCAACCTCGATTATGAACCTGACCCGCATCAAAAGTTTATTCGGTCAAAGTCAGTGCGTATATGTGCCGTTCAATATCAAATGAGAGAAATAAAAAGCTTCAGGGAATTTGCCCGTCAGTGTGAATATTTCGTTGATGTTGCCTCAGATTACAAATCCGATTTTATTCTCTTCCCTGAAATCTTTACCATGCAACTCCTTTCTTGTATTGAGCCAATGCGTCCGGGACTTGCAGTGAGAAAACTTTCAGAATTTACACCGGAGTACCTTGACCTCTTTTCAAATCTTGCAATTAAATATGATATAAATATTATCGGAGGTTCACACTTCACTTTTGAGGAAGAAAAACTTTACAACGTTTCATATCTATTCAAAAGGAACGGTGGAATTGGAAAGCAGTATAAATTACACATCACTCCGAACGAACGACAATGGTGGGGCGTGCAACCTGGGAACAAAATAGAGGTGTTCGAAACTGATAGAGGAAAAATTTCTATCCAAATCTGCTATGACATTGAGTTTCCGGAAATCAGCAGAATCGCAGTTGAAAAAGGGGCTCAAATAATTTTTGTCCCATTTTGTACGGACGAGCGCTACGCTTATCTCAGGGTTCGTTACTGCGCACAAGCACGTTGTGTAGAAAACCATGTGTATGTTGCAATGGCGGGAACTGTAGGAAATTTACCCTCGATTGACAATTTTGATATTCAGTACGCTCAATCAGGAATTTATACTCCATCAGACATTCCTTTCACTCGGGATGCGATTGCATCGGAATGTACGCCGAACATCGAAACTGTCATCATTGATGATGTTGACCTCGAATTACTCAAACGGCATCGGCAGACCGGCAGTGTTTTAAATTGGTTAGACCGAAGAAAAGATTTGTATGAAGTGAGGTTAAACGAAAATAATTCTTGA
- the ccsA gene encoding cytochrome c biogenesis protein CcsA — MTALKFFLGIWLTVVFTVALVFPMVQNPQSWYEFPIIPGLEDKARILFFHVPMAWVTVVAFMVAMVYGIKYLAKRNLDDDSKSVASAGLGLLFCVLATTTGSLWAKFSWGSFWNWDPRETSIFILLLVYGAYFALRSALETEEKRATLSAVYSIIAGVTVPFFIFIMPRLVASLHPDPIVNNRGKIDMNGTMLVIFLSSLAGFTAFYVWLWNLKVRSLRLESKLQTHGE, encoded by the coding sequence GTGACAGCATTAAAGTTCTTTCTTGGCATCTGGTTGACAGTTGTTTTTACTGTCGCCTTAGTATTTCCCATGGTTCAAAATCCTCAATCGTGGTATGAATTTCCGATTATTCCCGGTTTAGAAGATAAAGCCCGAATCCTGTTCTTCCATGTCCCGATGGCATGGGTGACTGTGGTTGCATTCATGGTTGCGATGGTTTATGGAATCAAATATCTCGCAAAGAGAAATCTTGATGATGATTCAAAATCGGTAGCATCGGCTGGCTTGGGATTATTGTTTTGTGTTCTGGCGACAACAACCGGTTCGCTCTGGGCGAAGTTTAGTTGGGGTTCGTTCTGGAACTGGGACCCGCGTGAAACATCAATATTTATTTTGCTTTTAGTCTATGGGGCATATTTCGCACTTCGTTCTGCATTGGAGACAGAGGAGAAACGAGCAACTCTATCAGCTGTTTATTCAATTATTGCAGGCGTAACGGTTCCTTTTTTTATTTTTATCATGCCCAGACTTGTTGCAAGTCTCCATCCCGACCCGATTGTGAACAATAGGGGAAAGATTGACATGAACGGAACAATGTTGGTTATCTTCCTCAGTTCGTTGGCGGGATTTACAGCGTTCTATGTTTGGCTATGGAACTTAAAAGTCCGTTCACTTCGTTTAGAATCAAAATTACAAACTCACGGAGAATAA
- a CDS encoding cytochrome c maturation protein CcmE, with product MKIKVILGSLLILAAIVFGSISFMESNIEYGDFQTAISSNKKIQVKGEWVREMESDFDANSGKFTFYMKDDNGEVLRVIFDGAKPNNFELATSVVAKGKYENDCFHASEILTKCPSKYEGDTEAIKKSL from the coding sequence ATGAAAATTAAAGTTATTCTTGGAAGTCTCCTTATTTTGGCGGCAATTGTTTTCGGCTCTATCTCGTTTATGGAAAGTAATATCGAGTATGGAGATTTTCAGACGGCAATTTCATCAAATAAAAAAATTCAAGTCAAGGGTGAATGGGTTCGTGAAATGGAAAGCGACTTCGATGCGAACTCCGGTAAGTTTACTTTCTATATGAAAGATGACAACGGCGAAGTATTACGAGTTATTTTCGATGGAGCCAAACCGAATAATTTTGAATTAGCGACGAGTGTTGTGGCAAAAGGCAAATATGAAAATGATTGCTTCCACGCTTCAGAGATTTTAACTAAATGTCCTTCAAAGTATGAAGGTGATACTGAAGCAATAAAAAAATCGCTTTAG
- a CDS encoding heavy-metal-associated domain-containing protein: protein MKLYIFIFLTFILLSCKDNNSKQTSQLTEVSIQVPTVVCEMCEETIKKTVFGLEGVKSVEVDLEKKITHVKFNSAQTNLETIEMAISNSGYDANNRKRNPEIYASLPDCCKKD from the coding sequence ATGAAACTATATATTTTTATCTTCCTTACATTTATCTTGCTGAGTTGCAAGGACAATAATTCAAAACAAACTTCACAACTCACCGAAGTGAGTATTCAAGTACCGACTGTTGTTTGTGAAATGTGTGAAGAAACTATCAAGAAAACTGTTTTCGGATTAGAGGGTGTAAAAAGTGTGGAAGTAGATTTGGAAAAAAAAATTACTCATGTAAAATTCAACTCCGCACAAACAAATCTTGAGACAATAGAAATGGCTATATCGAATTCGGGCTATGACGCGAATAACAGAAAACGTAATCCTGAAATTTACGCTTCTTTGCCGGATTGTTGTAAAAAAGATTAA
- a CDS encoding endonuclease/exonuclease/phosphatase, producing MKQHFIAWWNLENLFDVENSALRPEWLAKELAGELKGWTKEVLDKKLTNLSKVISKMNNGTGPDILGVCEVENENALQLLTKKLKRKYKVAHKETKDQRGIDIAFLYDSEKYSQVGKLFSYEVIKRSATRDILQIELKIKGTNKSFILLGNHWPSRSAGQYESEPFRIIAAETLSYWIERIPEKTTPTIPIIVMGDFNDEPHDRSLREYALSLKNKSKVSSKRNTNPYLFNAMWEIAGQRQGTFFFENEPNVLDQFLFHRNALTTDSYITYVDSSARVEIFDDLNMRTKNGAPIKFSRPSESGFNENGFSDHFPISCLVEEK from the coding sequence ATGAAACAGCACTTCATTGCATGGTGGAATCTCGAAAATCTTTTTGATGTTGAAAACTCAGCATTGCGTCCTGAGTGGCTTGCAAAAGAACTTGCAGGCGAATTGAAAGGATGGACAAAGGAGGTTCTTGATAAGAAATTGACCAACCTTTCCAAAGTCATTTCAAAAATGAATAACGGAACAGGACCCGATATTCTCGGAGTCTGTGAAGTTGAAAATGAAAATGCGTTGCAACTGCTGACAAAGAAATTAAAACGAAAATATAAAGTCGCCCACAAAGAGACCAAAGACCAACGTGGAATTGATATAGCGTTTCTGTATGATTCCGAAAAATATTCACAGGTTGGCAAACTGTTTTCGTATGAAGTTATCAAACGGTCTGCAACTCGGGATATCTTACAAATTGAATTGAAAATCAAAGGGACAAACAAATCATTTATTTTGCTTGGAAACCATTGGCCATCAAGAAGCGCAGGACAATATGAATCTGAGCCATTCAGAATTATCGCCGCTGAAACATTAAGTTATTGGATTGAAAGGATTCCGGAGAAAACAACTCCGACAATACCGATAATTGTCATGGGAGATTTTAATGACGAACCGCACGACCGTTCTCTTCGTGAATATGCGTTGAGTTTGAAAAACAAATCGAAAGTATCGAGCAAGAGAAATACTAATCCATATTTGTTCAATGCGATGTGGGAGATTGCAGGACAACGGCAAGGAACGTTCTTCTTCGAGAACGAGCCGAATGTGTTAGACCAATTTCTGTTTCACCGCAATGCTCTGACGACGGATTCTTACATCACGTATGTTGATAGTTCCGCCCGTGTTGAGATATTTGATGACCTCAACATGCGAACAAAAAACGGCGCTCCAATCAAATTCTCTCGCCCAAGCGAAAGCGGATTTAACGAGAATGGTTTCAGCGACCATTTTCCGATTTCGTGTTTGGTGGAGGAGAAGTAG
- the nhaA gene encoding Na+/H+ antiporter NhaA → MRITRLFKEFFESEKSAGLILIFCTGVSLFLSNSTIQSYYFAIWDYEFAGHTFLHWINDGLMTVFFLLIGLELEREIYDGELSDIKNALLPISGAIGGMIVPASIYLLFNFGTSTQSGIAIPMATDIAFALGILSLLGNRVPLSLKVFLTALAVIDDLGAVIVIALFYTKTLVWTNLFIALGIFLLLLVFNRMKVHSLIPYVLGGIVMWYFMLHSGVHATISGVLLAFAIPFGDGKDKSPSFILQHTLHKPVAYFILPLFACANTAIALSLHTFQDSFVQPFALGIFFGLVVGKSVGIMVFSYFSVFIGLCKLPSDINWKQLSGVGFLGGIGFTMSIFITLLAFDESDIINNSKIMILLASLIAGTVGYFWLKQSLENNQTINSNNIN, encoded by the coding sequence ATGCGAATCACAAGACTATTCAAAGAATTTTTTGAAAGTGAAAAATCCGCCGGACTAATTCTGATATTTTGTACCGGAGTTTCCCTCTTTCTTTCAAATTCAACAATTCAATCTTATTATTTCGCAATTTGGGACTATGAATTTGCCGGTCATACTTTTCTCCATTGGATAAATGATGGATTGATGACAGTTTTCTTCCTGCTGATTGGTTTGGAATTGGAAAGAGAAATTTATGATGGGGAGTTATCAGACATCAAAAATGCTCTCCTGCCTATCTCCGGGGCTATTGGCGGGATGATTGTTCCTGCAAGTATCTATTTGTTATTTAATTTCGGAACATCAACACAATCAGGCATTGCAATTCCGATGGCAACTGATATTGCTTTTGCATTGGGAATTTTATCGCTCTTAGGAAATCGGGTTCCTCTATCCCTGAAAGTTTTCCTGACTGCACTTGCCGTCATAGATGATTTAGGCGCTGTTATTGTTATCGCCCTTTTTTATACGAAAACTTTAGTATGGACTAACTTATTTATTGCTCTCGGAATATTTTTACTGTTGTTAGTTTTTAACCGAATGAAAGTTCATTCGTTGATTCCTTATGTACTGGGAGGAATCGTCATGTGGTATTTCATGCTTCACTCCGGCGTTCATGCAACAATCAGTGGCGTGTTGCTGGCGTTTGCAATTCCTTTTGGCGACGGGAAGGATAAATCTCCATCTTTCATTTTACAACATACTTTGCATAAACCTGTTGCATATTTTATTCTCCCGCTCTTTGCTTGCGCGAATACAGCCATAGCGCTTTCTTTGCATACATTTCAGGATAGTTTCGTACAACCGTTTGCACTCGGAATATTTTTCGGATTAGTTGTTGGTAAAAGCGTAGGCATCATGGTATTTAGTTACTTCTCTGTGTTTATTGGACTGTGTAAACTCCCATCGGATATCAACTGGAAACAATTATCCGGCGTAGGATTTCTTGGGGGAATTGGGTTTACCATGTCAATATTTATCACTTTACTTGCATTTGATGAAAGTGATATTATCAACAATTCTAAAATTATGATTCTTCTTGCATCGCTTATTGCTGGTACTGTAGGGTACTTCTGGTTGAAACAATCACTGGAAAATAATCAAACAATAAATTCTAACAACATTAATTGA
- a CDS encoding cation:dicarboxylase symporter family transporter: MNYKPTLTQWIFIGMGVGLLWGWLFPDVAVDLKPLSTIFLRLIKSIIAPLIFSTLVVGIAGHGNLKQVGRMGIKSIIYFEIVTTLALIIGLVAVNLTQPGVGVELQSAEVAKDFVAKKQSISEIITHIFPQSFIQAAAEGEVLQIVVFTLIFSFALALVPIEKRQVIITFCESLAETMFKFTNIVMKYAPIGVGAAIAVTVGHKGLGVLWNLGLMILTMYGALIVFIVFVLGGVMLFFKIPLKQFYRAVKEPALIAFSTTSSEAALPKAMLAMEAMGVPRRIVSFVIPTGYSFNLDGSTLYLSLASIFVAQAAGIDLSIEQQLLMMLTLMLTTKGVAGVPRASLVILAGTCASFNLPLEGVAVILGVDEIMDMGRTMVNVVGNCLASVVVAKWEGEYKPTNS; encoded by the coding sequence ATGAACTACAAACCAACACTAACACAATGGATTTTCATCGGCATGGGTGTGGGATTGCTTTGGGGTTGGTTGTTCCCTGATGTTGCTGTTGACCTCAAACCGCTGAGTACAATTTTCCTCCGGTTGATTAAATCAATTATCGCTCCTCTTATTTTCTCAACTCTTGTTGTTGGCATCGCCGGACATGGAAACCTCAAGCAGGTTGGAAGAATGGGAATCAAATCAATTATTTATTTTGAGATTGTAACAACGCTTGCTTTGATTATCGGATTGGTTGCAGTGAATTTAACTCAACCCGGCGTTGGTGTAGAATTACAATCAGCAGAAGTGGCGAAGGATTTTGTTGCGAAGAAACAATCCATTTCAGAAATCATCACCCATATTTTCCCTCAAAGTTTTATTCAGGCGGCGGCTGAAGGCGAAGTTCTGCAAATCGTTGTCTTCACACTCATCTTCAGTTTTGCTCTCGCACTTGTCCCGATTGAGAAACGACAAGTAATAATTACTTTTTGTGAATCGCTTGCTGAGACGATGTTCAAGTTCACAAACATCGTAATGAAGTACGCTCCGATTGGTGTTGGTGCGGCAATCGCCGTAACAGTCGGTCACAAAGGATTAGGCGTGCTTTGGAACCTTGGTTTGATGATTCTGACAATGTACGGGGCATTGATTGTGTTTATTGTTTTCGTACTTGGAGGTGTGATGCTTTTCTTCAAGATTCCACTCAAACAATTTTACCGTGCGGTGAAAGAACCGGCGCTCATTGCCTTCTCAACTACAAGTTCAGAAGCCGCGCTACCAAAAGCAATGCTCGCAATGGAAGCAATGGGAGTTCCAAGACGAATTGTTTCGTTTGTTATACCGACCGGTTACAGTTTCAATCTCGATGGCTCGACGTTGTATCTTTCCCTTGCATCAATCTTCGTGGCACAGGCGGCAGGAATTGATTTATCAATTGAGCAACAATTACTGATGATGCTGACACTGATGCTGACGACAAAAGGAGTAGCCGGAGTTCCCCGCGCTTCGCTTGTTATACTTGCAGGAACATGCGCATCGTTCAATCTTCCGCTCGAAGGTGTTGCTGTCATTCTCGGGGTTGATGAAATCATGGACATGGGAAGAACGATGGTGAATGTTGTCGGCAATTGTTTAGCAAGCGTTGTTGTGGCGAAATGGGAAGGTGAATATAAACCGACCAACAGTTGA
- a CDS encoding VTT domain-containing protein — translation MELLSLILPQLPTLQEIIVWGGYIGLFAIIFSETGLLIGFFLPGDSLLVTAGLFAAQGSLDIVWLNVLLIIAAITGDATGYWIGLKAGHKLYSREQSRWFRKDHLLKTREFYEKYGGITIVLARFMPFARTFAPVVAGIAEMKYRRFAMFNIFGGIGWITSMTLTGYFLGRFIPGIESKIEYVIAVVIFLSILPLIIKYVQHKLKPTTDIN, via the coding sequence ATGGAATTATTGTCACTTATACTCCCTCAACTACCGACGCTCCAAGAAATAATTGTCTGGGGCGGATACATCGGACTGTTTGCCATTATTTTTTCTGAAACAGGATTGCTCATCGGCTTCTTTCTGCCGGGAGATTCGCTTCTCGTTACTGCCGGACTTTTCGCCGCGCAAGGTTCGCTCGATATTGTTTGGCTGAATGTTCTTCTTATTATCGCCGCAATAACAGGAGATGCAACCGGCTATTGGATTGGTTTGAAAGCCGGTCATAAACTTTACAGCCGGGAACAATCCCGTTGGTTCAGGAAAGACCATCTTCTCAAGACAAGAGAGTTCTATGAGAAGTATGGCGGAATAACAATCGTGCTTGCCCGTTTCATGCCATTTGCAAGAACATTCGCTCCGGTAGTTGCAGGAATTGCTGAAATGAAATACCGTCGCTTTGCAATGTTTAATATCTTTGGCGGCATCGGGTGGATTACAAGCATGACACTTACCGGATATTTTCTTGGGCGATTTATTCCCGGCATCGAAAGCAAAATTGAATACGTTATCGCTGTTGTTATCTTCCTTTCGATTCTGCCGTTGATAATCAAATATGTTCAACATAAATTAAAACCCACAACTGACATTAATTAG